Proteins encoded by one window of Gouania willdenowi chromosome 4, fGouWil2.1, whole genome shotgun sequence:
- the LOC114461433 gene encoding claudin-19-like: MASSGLQLVGFFLSLCGVAVTIAATLMVEWKKQEEGKHEIYEGLWMTCSGHDTTTCELHKSLLELSIEVQVTRGVLLLSLFMSGLALLVSTVGMKCTRFMDGMNKGKSTTAMIGGIMFIASGCLTIAVTSWYVSKIVKIFHDSHHHHHHLHGYDFGKAVFVSWAGGLLTAAGGAFFTCWKCWRPKASQSITSSRIPSNNNKSNYV; the protein is encoded by the exons ATGGCCAGCTCCGGGCTGCAGCTCGTCGGCTTCTTCCTGTCACTGTGCGGGGTCGCTGTCACCATCGCTGCCACCCTCATGGTGGAGTGGAAGAAGCAAGAAGAGGGAAAACATGAGATCTACGAAGGCCTGTGGATGACCTGCAGCGGTCACGACACAACCACCTGTGAACTCCACAAGTCTCTGCTCGAACTGTCCA TTGAGGTGCAGGTCACCAGGGGAGTGTTACTGCTCAGTCTCTTCATGTCTGGTTTGGCACTGCTGGTCTCCACAGTGGGAATGAAGTGCACTCGCTTCATGGATGGCATGAACAAGGGCAAGTCTACTACAGCTATGATAGGGGGGATCATGTTCATAGCTTCAG gTTGCTTGACCATTGCCGTCACCTCTTGGTATGTTAGTAAGATTGTAAAGATCTTTCATGACtcacatcaccatcatcatcatctacaTGG CTACGACTTTGGTAAGGCAGTGTTTGTGAGCTGGGCTGGGGGTCTCCTCACTGCGGCTGGAGGGGCTTTCTTCACCTGCTGGAAATGCTGGCGGCCCAAAGCATCCCAGTCAATAACCTCAAGCCGGATCCcctccaacaacaacaaatccaaCTACGTCTAA